The Methanobacterium lacus genome includes a region encoding these proteins:
- a CDS encoding ABC transporter ATP-binding protein: MTKYALELNNLSKKYGDFTAVDDLSLQVKEGEIFGFLGPNGAGKSTTIRMLCTLALPTSGSAKIAGYDLSKDSGKVRENIGLVAEKLIMYDGLTAGQNLRFFGKLYGIPKKKLEKRIDELLELIDMKKWKDTKINTFSTGMKQRINIIRALLAEPKIIFMDEPTLGLDPQTTFSVREIIRDINSKGVTVILTTHAMVEAEALSDRVAIIDHGKIAALDTPENLKKMLSDTDITIFKMEITNLTVEMIENIKSLDVVTALSKQDEHNIKISAKGPDSLEEIIDTIRFDGGKISSIANINDATLEDVFLTVTGKEIRDTPAANSS; the protein is encoded by the coding sequence ATGACAAAATATGCTTTAGAATTAAATAACCTCTCAAAAAAGTATGGTGACTTTACTGCAGTGGATGATTTATCGTTGCAAGTTAAAGAAGGTGAAATTTTTGGGTTTCTAGGACCTAATGGTGCAGGTAAGAGTACAACTATAAGAATGCTTTGCACACTGGCATTACCAACATCTGGCTCTGCTAAAATAGCTGGATATGACCTTAGCAAAGATTCTGGAAAAGTTCGAGAAAATATAGGACTTGTAGCTGAAAAATTGATAATGTACGACGGACTAACTGCAGGTCAAAACCTAAGATTCTTTGGAAAACTCTATGGAATCCCTAAAAAAAAGTTAGAAAAACGAATTGATGAATTACTGGAACTGATTGATATGAAAAAATGGAAAGATACCAAGATCAACACGTTTTCAACAGGAATGAAACAGCGAATCAATATTATAAGAGCATTGTTGGCCGAGCCTAAAATAATTTTCATGGATGAACCGACTTTAGGCTTGGATCCTCAAACAACATTTTCTGTCAGGGAAATTATCAGAGATATCAATAGCAAAGGTGTGACAGTCATACTAACAACTCACGCCATGGTTGAAGCAGAAGCATTGAGTGATCGTGTAGCAATTATCGATCATGGAAAGATAGCAGCTTTAGATACCCCTGAAAATCTCAAAAAGATGTTATCAGATACAGATATAACCATATTCAAAATGGAAATAACCAATCTTACAGTGGAGATGATTGAAAATATCAAATCATTGGATGTTGTAACCGCATTGTCAAAACAAGATGAACACAATATTAAAATTAGTGCCAAAGGACCCGATTCACTTGAAGAGATAATAGATACCATAAGATTTGACGGAGGAAAGATTTCTTCCATAGCAAACATTAATGACGCAACATTAGAGGATGTGTTCCTAACAGTCACAGGTAAAGAAATACGAGATACACCTGCAGCAAATTCTTCCTAA